The Thermococcus celericrescens genomic sequence GATTCTGTTCTTCTGGTACGAGTGGAACAAGTTCGAGAAAGAGCTCGCTAGGAGGGAGGAAGCCGCCAGTGAGCCTGCGATCCCCGTGGTTTCCAGAAGCTCGAATCCAGAGACCGAAGCCGGCTCCCCCGAGGAGCCCTCCGAAAGGACCTCGGAGACGGAAGAAAGCGAAGGGGCTACTCCCTGATCCTGATGACGTACTCTCCCCTCGCATCTATCCCCTCAAAATCCTCCGTCCCCACGTTTAGAATCTCCTTCTCCACCTCAATGATCGAACTTCCGGAATCCGACCCGTACTCGACCCTTTTCACGATGTCATTCTCCACCATGACCGTGAACCACTCCCCTCCGTTCTCACCCCTGAGGGTGAACGAGGGGCTTCCGATATTGAATCGGACGTACCTTATCGCGTGTGCCATTAGGAAAGGCTCAAAGTTTCTTATTATGAAGTTCCGGGGGGAGCCAAAGGCCCTGGCGGCTATCGTGTGGTGGCTCTCCGCCATTCTGGCCAGGGCGGTGCCGGAGCCCTTTGCCAGAAACTCAAGCTTCTTGCCCAGCATTCTCTCACCGGGGATGTCGGCGGAGGCCTTCGCGATGAGTCCCCCGTCTGCGGCGAAGGAGAGTATCAGAAGCCCCCTGGGTCCTTTCACGACGTAGGTGACGTGGGGTTCGTTAAAGGTGAACTCGAGAACTCCCTCAAACTCGAACCTGAGCAGAAACTTCCTGATGGCAAACCTGGCAAAAACCTTCTCGCCCCTCTGGGTTACCCCGGCCTCATACGGGAACATCGAGAAAACCCTCTCCTGCCTTGAAGCTGCCCCCACAAGCGCTTCCCATCCTGCCGAGAAGGGCACCTCTGCCGTCCTTGACTCCATGGGGCGCACCCTTGTACATTTGTCCCCAGAATGTACTCGAACGAGTTTTTAAAGTTGGCGATGGAAAACGATGAAAAAACGGAGGAAAGCTCAGAGCTTCAGCTCCGGAATCTCCTCAAGAACCTTGACGGTCAGCTTAACCGCCGCATCGACGTCGCGCTCGTCAACGACTTCCGTGTTGGAGTGGATGTACCTCGCCGGAATGCTTATTCCGCCGCTCGGGACGCCGGCCTTGTTGAGGTGTATCGCTCCCGCGTCGGTTCCGCCGCCGGTGAGGATGTCCCACTGGTAGGGAACCTCGTGCTTCTTGGCTATCTCTTCCATCCAGCGGACGATCGTCGGGTGGCAGATGACGGAGCGGTCCATTATCTTAATCGCGACGCCCTTTCCGAGCTGGCTTATCTGCTTGTGCTCCGGCGTTCCGGGAACGTCGGCGGCGATGGTGACGTCGAGCGCAAAACCGTAGTCCGGGTCTATGCCGAAGGACGAGACCTTCGCACCGCGGAGACCGACCTCCTCCTGAACCGTTGCCACGAAGTAGACATCCGCATCGGTCTCCGCCAGCTGCCTGGCCGCCTCGACGAGGATGTAAACCGCTATCCTGTCGTCGTGGGCGATGCTGACAAGCCTGTGCTTGCCGAGCCTCTCAAGCCTTCCGTCCCAGGTGATGACGGTGCCTATCTTAACTCCCATCTCCTCGGCCTCTTCCTTGCTCTCGGCGCCTATGTCTATGAAGACCTCGTCCCAGGTCGGGGCCTTGTTCCTCTGCTCTGGCTTCTGGATGTGCGGCGGGACACTTCCCCCAACGCCGTAGATGTACTCGTTCGGGCCGACCCAGACCTTGAAGCGCTGGGCGATGAGCGTCCTCGGGTCAACGCCGCCGACTGGTGCAACGCGGAGGAAGCCGTTCTTCTCGATGTGGGTCACCATGAGGCCGATCTGGTCCATATGTCCAGCTAGCATGACCTTCGGGCCCTTGCCCTTTTTGTGGGCGATAACGTTTCCGAGCTTGTCGACGGTTATCTCGTCGACGTAGGGCTTGAAAGCCTCGATAACAACGTCCCTGACGCCGAGGAACTCGTAGCCGGAAACACCCGGCGCCTCTATAATCTTTTTGAGAAGTTCGTAGTCAACCATCACAACCACCCCTTTCGTTTAGATTTCCATCTAAATGGTCATGCCAGGGATATTTAAGGTTTTAGGTGCCATCCCAAAGACTTTTTAGCTTCGGGGAGGAACATCCCACATGGAGTTGCTTAGGCTTAACGTAGTCCCCTGCATCTTCCGCAAAAGGCTCAACCGCTTCGTGGCGCTGGTCGAGGTTGATGGTGATGAGAGGAGAGCCCTGGTAACCAACACGGGTCGATTGGAGGAGTTCCTGGTTCCGGGCAGGAAAGCCTTCTGCACGCCCAAGACTGGCGGAAAGACGGACTTCGTTCTGGTCGCCTTTGAGGATTTTGATGAAAGGGGGGCGGTGATAGACACGCGAACCCAGGCCAAAGCCTTCGAGCGGGCGGTGGAGCTTGGTTTGATACCATGGCTGGAGAACTGCCGGCTAAAGCGGAAGGAAATCACGGTCGGCAAATCGCGCCTTGATTACCTCTTCGAGTGCCCGGAGGGTGAGGTCTACGCCGAGATGAAGAGCGCGGTTTTGAGGGGAGGTGAAAGGGGAGAGTACGCGATGTATCCCGATTGCCCCAGCGTGAGGGGGCAGAAGCACATAAGGGAGCTGATAGGACTCTCAAAGGCGGGGAAGAGGGCTATGATATTTTTCATCGGGGCGATGCCCGGTGTCGAGAAGTTCAGGCCCTATGAGATGGGCGATCCCGAGATAGCGAGGCTCATTAAAGAGGCAGTCAATGTAGGCGTTGAAATCCACGCGCTCAGCATCTCCCTCCTGCCCGATGGGAGGGTCGTTCTTGAGAGGCCGAGCCTTGAAATCGAGCTCTAAACCGCCGTCCGCGGGGTCTTGTACCACACCTTCTTGGCCTTTCTGCCCTCCCATAGGCCCGCGAGGGATATAAGCACCCAAATCTGGGAGTAGGTGTAGTACATGAACGGGGCGAGGAGCCAGCAGCTGAGACTCTTTATCCCCCCATCGTAGAGACCTGCGAATATCTCAAGGAGGAACGCAAGATAAACGAAGCTGAGAATAAGCCCCGTGAACCAGGTTATGTTCCCAAAGGTCAAAAAGAGGGCCACAAAGGCCACATCGGCAACTATAACCGCTATGGCGAGGAGGTAGTATATCATCAGCGTGAGGAAGAGGTCGATTCTTAGTCCCCAACCCGGTATCTCTCCGAGGTGTTTGATGTGCGTGGCAACCGTATAGACGTTTCCAGCCGCCCACCTGACCCTCTGGCGGAACCAGACGCGCCAGCTCTCGGGTTCTTGTTCCCAAGTTACCGCGAGTGGGTTGTAGGCTATCCTCTTGCCCATCGCGATTATCCTGAAGGAAAGCTCTAGATCCTCAGCCATGGCCCTCTCGTCCCAACCGCCAAGTTCCCCGAGGAAGGACTTTTTGATTATGAAGTTCGTACCTGGGAGAACTGCGGTTTTGTACAGCCTGCTCTTTCCACTCTGCCCTGCCAGCTGGAAGTAGAGGTACTCCATACAGATGAACCTCGTGAGGACGTTCTTTCCCCAGTTGAGCGTCCTGACCTTCCCCGTAACCGCAGGGGTTTCATCGTCCAGCATCGAGACGAGCCTCTTAAGCGCGTCCGGTTTCGGCCGATTGTCCGCGTCGTAGACAGCTATAACTTCGCCCTTCGCGAGCTTTAGTCCGTAGTTGAGGACGTAGCCCTTGCCCCTTCCGCCGCCTTCGACGCTGACCACCTTTATGAACGGGTACTCCGCGGCCACTTCCCTGGCCCGCTCAAGGGTGTCATCCGTTGAACCATCGTCCAGAAGGAGAACCTCGAGCCTGTCCTTGGGGTAGTCGAGGTTTGCCATCGCCAGAAGGGTCTCCCGTATCACCATTCCCTCGTTTCTGGCGGGTATCATTATCGTGACGAAGGGTAGCTCGTCGTCAGGGGGAATTGGGGGCTGAATGAACCTGGAGTTGTACCTCAGCCCGGTAAAGGTGAGCGTGAGGTAGTACAGGAAAATCGGATATATGACCACTCCCGCAAATATCCAGATGATGTAGAGGATGGAAATTACGATCTCTGCGGCCGTGTTAAGGAGCACGGCCATACACCCCACCACACTACGCGCCTTTTTCTTATAAGGGTACTCCCGACCAATATGCACGGAAGCGTTTTAAACCCGGAGTGGAAGAAGTGTTAGGTGGTAGGAATGGCGATAGTCGATGTTAGAATCCTCGTGGAAGGTGCGAGCGACGTTGAGGTTGTAAGTAAGGCCCTTCAGGGCTTGGCTTTGGGAAGCGAGTACAACATCACGATTTCCGCGATAATCCCGACGACCAACGTTGAGATAGCGAAGAGCGCCGCCGCCGGAGCCGACCTGCTCATCATAGCAACCGACGCAGACAGGGTCGGAAGGGACCTCGCGGAGAGGCTCTACAGCGAGCTGAACGAGATGGTCGGACACGTTGAGAGGATGAAGCTGCCCCTCGGCCACGATCTTGAGCACGTTGACGTTGAGCTCGTCAGGAAGGAGCTCAAGAACACCCTCGTCCGGGCGGGGTTGAAGACCCTCCAGCTTCTCCCCGGATACGTGGAGCTGAGGAAACAGCTGCTGGATGTGAAGGGACAGTACGACCTGCTGGCTCAGGAATACGAGAACCTTGAAAAGGAGCATGGGGAGCTCCAGGAAAAGTATGAGGAGCTTCACGCCGAATACGTTAGGGTTAGAAACGAGAACGAGGGATTGAGAGAACTGCTGGAGAAAAAGAGCAGACCCCGCAGAATAGATGATGCCTGGAAGTCTCTCTTCCCTGCGGAGCCGGTTCCGGACGAGGGGGTCATAGCCCTGGCCGTGAAGAAGCTCGGCCTGGCGGGTAAGGTGATAGTCGGACAGGGCTACATCTTCGCCGAAGAGAAGGAACTCGTGGAGGAACTGCTGAAGACGGTCTACCTAAGCCTGAGTATAAAAGAGGAGCTTCCCAAGCCGCCCAAGCCACCGGTTGAAGAGCCACCGAAAACCCTCGAGCCCAAGCGAAGCGAGCCGGAGGTCGTTGAGAACGCCGAAGTAAAGCCCGAGGACATTGAGGGGCTTCTGAAGGGGCTGTGAGATGGAAGTCCCCGAGCTGATGGAGGAGTACGAGACATACCTCGACCTCGAGGGGAAGAGTCCGAACACGATTAGGATGTACTCCTACTACGTGCGCCGGTATCTGGAGTGGGGCGGCTCCCCAAACGCCCGCTCCGCCCTCCGTTTTCTTGCGAGGCTTAGAAAGGAAGGCTACTCCAACAGGAGCCTCAACCTCGTGGTTCAGGCCCTGCGCTCCTACTTCCGCTTCGAGGGCTACGACGAAGAGGCCGAGAAGCTCAAGCCCCCAAAGGTCCCCAGGAGTCTTCCAAAGGCTCTGACGCGCGATGAAGTTAAGAGGCTTCTCTCCGCCATTCCGCCGACGAGAAAGCGCGATAGACTCATAATTCTCCTCCTCTACGGCGCCGGTCTGCGCGTCAGCGAGCTGTGTAACCTCAAGAGGCGCGACGTTGACCTGGAACGCTCCACCATTGTGGTTCGCGGCGGCAAGGGTGCCAAGGACCGCGTCATACCCATTCCGGAGTTCCTTGCGAAGGAGATACGGGCATACCTTGAAACGCGCTCCGACGACAGCGAGTACCTAATCGTTGAGGACAGGCGCAGGAAAAAGGACAGGCTCTCCACCAAAACCGTGTGGTATCTCCTGAAGCGCTACGGCGTCAGGGCCGGCGTTGATGTCACGCCCCACAAGCTCCGCCACAGCTTCGCGACTCACATGCTCGAAAACGGCGTCGACATAAGGGCCATTCAGGAGCTCCTCGGCCACTCGAACCTCTCGACGACGCAGATTTACACCAAGGTTACCGTCGAACATCTCAGGAAGGCGCAGGAGAAGGCGAGGCTGATAGAGGGGCTGATGGAGTAGAAAACGGTACGCTATGCTGTACAAAAAAATTGGATATTCAAAGCTCCCCCTTCTTCCTCAGCATCGCGAGGTAGCACGTGAAGGCCCCCGCAGAGATGGTGTCGCCCAGGCCGACCGTTGAGACCGGGTTCTTGACGAGCCTCGTCGGGATTATGACGACCTTGTACTCCCTGGTTCTCAGGCGCCTCTTCGCCTCCTCGAAGCGCAGTTTGACGTACTCTCCGCGCTCGTTGTACGGTACGCTGGTACCCACCTTGAAGTCCTCGGGCGAGCGGATTTCCCCAAGGGACGCGCGGGCAGCGGCCAGAGTTGTTGCGAGCTCAAGACTGCTCCTCAGCTCGTCCTCGCTCAGCGGGTTGTCCGCGTGGGTGATGTACATGATGTAGTAAATCGTGTGTATCTGGAGCACCTCTAGGTTCATCTCATCTATGAGGATTTTTCCGCCGAGAACCGTGTCCTCAATGCGGTTGTAGGTAAAAATCCTGTCGGAGAGCTTGGAGTAGCCGAGGGCGTTGAGGACGTGGGCTATCTCGGCCTCGTCCATGCCGACGCTGTCAACGAGGGGGAAGAGGTTGTAGATAACCTTCTTCCTGAGCTCGCGGTTCTGTATCGAGGCGAACTCGAGGTGAACCTTAACGTCCCTCTCCCGCTTGAGCAGGAGTATGTCCTTTTTGGCCTCCCTGAGGTAGTGGTTCGCATCCTTGCCGTCCGAATAGCGGAGCTTTATTCCCTGGTAGCCAGACAGAATAGCCCCATCAACCTGAAGGCCTATCTCTGGCAAGAACCGCTTCAGCTCGGGCTCGGTGTAAATCCTTATGCTCTCGAAGCGGGCGGAGACTATGAACCTGCCAGAGAAGGGAACCTGTATAGTCTCGTCCCCGAGTCTGAAAGTCGTCCCGGCGCGGAATTCAAAAATGCGGTTCACCTTTATCGGGTCGCCCTCCCTGTAGGCCTCGCGGGGGTGTTTGAAGGTCAACCTGCCATCCTCGACGACCGGGTATGCGAGGTTGGGCCTGTCCACGAACATCTCGGCCTGCTTCCTCGCGAGGTGGGGGGTGTAAACCATCACCCGCCTGAAATCCAGATTCGCCAGGAGGTTGGCTATGATTCCGGCCTGGCCGCCCATCCTCTCAACGTCGTATTTGAAGTGGGAGTCGAACCACGTGTGGAGCTCCTCGTTGACGAGGGGCACTGCCATCGGCTTGCCGGTCTTGAGGGCATGTACCAGCCTGGCAACGAAGTCCAAGGGCTCGTTTATCTCTCTGGGATAGTCGTCCATCCTTTTCCTGACCGCCTCGGCCCCAAACTCGTCTATGAGCCTCTGCACTATCTCCCCTTTCAGAAAGGTTATCGCATCGACGTTCGTGTTGTAGGCCGTGTATACCGAAAGCTTCCTTGCCTCGTCCAGGAGCCCCATATGTATCACCCTCAGTGACTAACACCTAAGAAATGCGGGGAGTTCTTAAAAGGATTTCGGAATGAAGGGGTGGAAAGAAGAGGGTCAGAAATCGATGAATAGCTTCCCCAATCCGGGGATCCGCTCCATAACGTCCATCTGGCGGAGGGCCAGCCACAGCGAGGCCTGGTTGCTCGTAACGACCGGAACGCCGAGGTCCTCCTCGAGAACTTCGATTATCTCGAAGGTTCTGAGGTTGGTGCAGCTGATAAAGATCGCGTCCGCCTCGTCCATGAAGCTCGCCTTGGCGAGGCGGTAGGCCTCGTGGGGTTCGAGCTTTCCAATCTGGGTATTGTCCTCTATTCCCAGCCCCCGGATGTCAAGGACCTCGAAGTCATTGGCCTCGAGAAACTCCCTCTCCCGCGCGTTTATCTCGTCCGTGTATGGGGTTATCACGAGTACCGCCTGGGCATCGAGTATCCTGAGGGCCTCGACAACGGCCGTACTCGTGCTGACCACGGGGACGTTTACCTCCTCCTCGACGTTCGCCTCGATCTCCTTTTCGTAGTCCTTCCCCCCGATGAAGGAGCCGCTCGTGCAGCCGTAGAGGATAAGCTCAACGCCCGCGTCACGCAGAAGCCTGGCGCTCTCAACGGCCATGGCGTTCATCTTGACCAGTTCTTCCTCCGTGACATTCTTAAGCGGAACCCTCGCCGTGTGAAGGGAGACACCCTCCGGGAGCGCGGAGTGAAGCTCCATCTCCATCGTGATGTTCGATGATGGGACGATAAGACCAAGCCTTCCTCTCCAGCCGTACATGCTTTCACCTCTTTGAGATTACTCCGGAGTTCTCTTAAACCTTTGGTTTCGGAAAGGCTGATTAAGGTCGGCGAGAAATCCCTGGGGGTGATAGCGTGGAGCTCGACGACGCGATATTGAACAGGACTTCCGTGAGGTATTTTGAGGAGAAGAACGTCCCTGAGGAGCACGTTAGAGCGCTTGTGGAGGCCGCGGTGAGGGCACCGACCGCGAGCGGTCTGGAGAACTGGAAGTTCGTGATTTTCAGGAGTGAAAACGCGAGGGAGAGGCTCTACAACCTCATAGCGGAGGGCATGATCAGATACTACCGCGCCGTGAACCTGCCCGATGAGAAGATAGAGAAGCTCAAGAAACGCATGTACGAAAGCGGGATGTACCGTGCACCGGTTTACGTGGCGGTCTTCATTGACAGGCGCGTCCGCTTCCTCAAGGGGCGCGAGTTCGACGAGCCTGAGTTCATCTGGAGTGTGGAAAGCGCGGCGATGGCGATAGAGAACCTCATGCTCAAGGCCGTTGAGCTCGGCCTCGGAACGGTCTACATAGGCGTTACGAATTTTCAGGGCATAGAGGAGGAAGTCAGGGAGCTTGCGGGCCTCGACGGGAACCACTATCTCGTTGGGGTCATCCCGGTCGGCTATCCGCGGGAGGAGACACGGCCTAGAAGACGGAGAAAAAGCATTGACGAGGTGCTCAGGTTCGTCTGAGTTAC encodes the following:
- a CDS encoding M42 family metallopeptidase, encoding MVDYELLKKIIEAPGVSGYEFLGVRDVVIEAFKPYVDEITVDKLGNVIAHKKGKGPKVMLAGHMDQIGLMVTHIEKNGFLRVAPVGGVDPRTLIAQRFKVWVGPNEYIYGVGGSVPPHIQKPEQRNKAPTWDEVFIDIGAESKEEAEEMGVKIGTVITWDGRLERLGKHRLVSIAHDDRIAVYILVEAARQLAETDADVYFVATVQEEVGLRGAKVSSFGIDPDYGFALDVTIAADVPGTPEHKQISQLGKGVAIKIMDRSVICHPTIVRWMEEIAKKHEVPYQWDILTGGGTDAGAIHLNKAGVPSGGISIPARYIHSNTEVVDERDVDAAVKLTVKVLEEIPELKL
- the sfsA gene encoding DNA/RNA nuclease SfsA, whose amino-acid sequence is MELLRLNVVPCIFRKRLNRFVALVEVDGDERRALVTNTGRLEEFLVPGRKAFCTPKTGGKTDFVLVAFEDFDERGAVIDTRTQAKAFERAVELGLIPWLENCRLKRKEITVGKSRLDYLFECPEGEVYAEMKSAVLRGGERGEYAMYPDCPSVRGQKHIRELIGLSKAGKRAMIFFIGAMPGVEKFRPYEMGDPEIARLIKEAVNVGVEIHALSISLLPDGRVVLERPSLEIEL
- a CDS encoding glycosyltransferase encodes the protein MAVLLNTAAEIVISILYIIWIFAGVVIYPIFLYYLTLTFTGLRYNSRFIQPPIPPDDELPFVTIMIPARNEGMVIRETLLAMANLDYPKDRLEVLLLDDGSTDDTLERAREVAAEYPFIKVVSVEGGGRGKGYVLNYGLKLAKGEVIAVYDADNRPKPDALKRLVSMLDDETPAVTGKVRTLNWGKNVLTRFICMEYLYFQLAGQSGKSRLYKTAVLPGTNFIIKKSFLGELGGWDERAMAEDLELSFRIIAMGKRIAYNPLAVTWEQEPESWRVWFRQRVRWAAGNVYTVATHIKHLGEIPGWGLRIDLFLTLMIYYLLAIAVIVADVAFVALFLTFGNITWFTGLILSFVYLAFLLEIFAGLYDGGIKSLSCWLLAPFMYYTYSQIWVLISLAGLWEGRKAKKVWYKTPRTAV
- a CDS encoding toprim domain-containing protein; the encoded protein is MAIVDVRILVEGASDVEVVSKALQGLALGSEYNITISAIIPTTNVEIAKSAAAGADLLIIATDADRVGRDLAERLYSELNEMVGHVERMKLPLGHDLEHVDVELVRKELKNTLVRAGLKTLQLLPGYVELRKQLLDVKGQYDLLAQEYENLEKEHGELQEKYEELHAEYVRVRNENEGLRELLEKKSRPRRIDDAWKSLFPAEPVPDEGVIALAVKKLGLAGKVIVGQGYIFAEEKELVEELLKTVYLSLSIKEELPKPPKPPVEEPPKTLEPKRSEPEVVENAEVKPEDIEGLLKGL
- the xerA gene encoding site-specific tyrosine recombinase/integron integrase, producing the protein MEVPELMEEYETYLDLEGKSPNTIRMYSYYVRRYLEWGGSPNARSALRFLARLRKEGYSNRSLNLVVQALRSYFRFEGYDEEAEKLKPPKVPRSLPKALTRDEVKRLLSAIPPTRKRDRLIILLLYGAGLRVSELCNLKRRDVDLERSTIVVRGGKGAKDRVIPIPEFLAKEIRAYLETRSDDSEYLIVEDRRRKKDRLSTKTVWYLLKRYGVRAGVDVTPHKLRHSFATHMLENGVDIRAIQELLGHSNLSTTQIYTKVTVEHLRKAQEKARLIEGLME
- the pfkC gene encoding ADP-specific phosphofructokinase, whose amino-acid sequence is MGLLDEARKLSVYTAYNTNVDAITFLKGEIVQRLIDEFGAEAVRKRMDDYPREINEPLDFVARLVHALKTGKPMAVPLVNEELHTWFDSHFKYDVERMGGQAGIIANLLANLDFRRVMVYTPHLARKQAEMFVDRPNLAYPVVEDGRLTFKHPREAYREGDPIKVNRIFEFRAGTTFRLGDETIQVPFSGRFIVSARFESIRIYTEPELKRFLPEIGLQVDGAILSGYQGIKLRYSDGKDANHYLREAKKDILLLKRERDVKVHLEFASIQNRELRKKVIYNLFPLVDSVGMDEAEIAHVLNALGYSKLSDRIFTYNRIEDTVLGGKILIDEMNLEVLQIHTIYYIMYITHADNPLSEDELRSSLELATTLAAARASLGEIRSPEDFKVGTSVPYNERGEYVKLRFEEAKRRLRTREYKVVIIPTRLVKNPVSTVGLGDTISAGAFTCYLAMLRKKGEL
- a CDS encoding maleate cis-trans isomerase family protein: MYGWRGRLGLIVPSSNITMEMELHSALPEGVSLHTARVPLKNVTEEELVKMNAMAVESARLLRDAGVELILYGCTSGSFIGGKDYEKEIEANVEEEVNVPVVSTSTAVVEALRILDAQAVLVITPYTDEINAREREFLEANDFEVLDIRGLGIEDNTQIGKLEPHEAYRLAKASFMDEADAIFISCTNLRTFEIIEVLEEDLGVPVVTSNQASLWLALRQMDVMERIPGLGKLFIDF
- a CDS encoding nitroreductase family protein, whose translation is MELDDAILNRTSVRYFEEKNVPEEHVRALVEAAVRAPTASGLENWKFVIFRSENARERLYNLIAEGMIRYYRAVNLPDEKIEKLKKRMYESGMYRAPVYVAVFIDRRVRFLKGREFDEPEFIWSVESAAMAIENLMLKAVELGLGTVYIGVTNFQGIEEEVRELAGLDGNHYLVGVIPVGYPREETRPRRRRKSIDEVLRFV